One region of Bradyrhizobium betae genomic DNA includes:
- a CDS encoding TrbI/VirB10 family protein encodes MSDERDPEKEEGRTPGSAPQPQPTDDDARPLTGEPAATMRLRAEPPRVTRLSRKVLAGLGLAASLGVGGALIYALQTRHSGQGQELYSTDNRSTPDGLAGLPKDYSGVPKLGPPLPGDLGRPILNAQNGGTVPPIGAPASGPTGPSPEEQRRAQELEAARTARLFASTETRPATAGASTQPTATATPSADLASLGLAPQPATPSAQDRQLAFLNQTPDKRTVSPDRVAAPASKNVLQAGAVIAAALITGIRSDLPGQITAQVTENIYDSPTGKILLVPQGTRVIGQYDSGVGFGQRRILLVWNRLIFPNGRSIVLERQPGADAEGYAGLEDGVDYHWGELFKAAALSTILSIGAEAGSSGQDSDIVRALRQGASNSVSQTGQQIVQRQLNIAPTLTIRPGLPVRVIVTRDLVLEPYGG; translated from the coding sequence GTGAGCGACGAACGCGATCCCGAAAAGGAGGAAGGCCGGACGCCCGGTTCGGCGCCCCAGCCTCAGCCGACCGACGACGACGCTCGGCCGCTGACCGGCGAGCCGGCCGCGACCATGCGGCTGCGCGCCGAGCCGCCGCGTGTGACCCGCCTGTCCCGCAAGGTGCTGGCCGGTCTGGGTCTTGCGGCAAGCCTCGGTGTCGGTGGGGCGCTGATCTATGCGCTCCAGACTCGTCACAGCGGCCAGGGTCAGGAGCTTTACTCTACGGACAACCGCTCGACACCGGACGGTCTGGCTGGATTGCCGAAGGATTATTCCGGCGTCCCGAAGCTCGGCCCGCCGCTGCCCGGCGACCTCGGTCGCCCGATCCTCAACGCGCAGAACGGTGGCACAGTGCCGCCGATCGGCGCACCGGCATCAGGTCCGACGGGACCGAGCCCCGAGGAACAGCGCCGGGCGCAGGAACTGGAGGCGGCTCGGACCGCACGGCTGTTCGCATCCACCGAGACTCGGCCCGCTACGGCTGGAGCTTCGACACAGCCGACTGCGACCGCCACGCCGTCGGCCGATCTCGCCAGCCTCGGCCTTGCGCCGCAGCCAGCGACACCCTCCGCGCAGGATCGTCAGCTCGCATTCCTCAATCAGACGCCCGACAAGCGCACTGTCTCGCCGGATCGCGTTGCCGCGCCAGCGTCGAAGAACGTCCTGCAGGCCGGCGCCGTCATCGCGGCCGCGCTCATCACCGGCATCCGCTCCGACCTGCCGGGTCAGATCACCGCACAGGTGACGGAGAACATCTATGACAGCCCGACCGGCAAGATCCTGCTTGTGCCACAGGGCACGCGCGTTATCGGCCAGTATGACAGTGGCGTCGGCTTCGGTCAGAGGCGCATACTTCTCGTCTGGAACCGGCTGATCTTCCCCAATGGCCGCTCCATCGTTCTGGAGCGTCAGCCTGGTGCGGACGCCGAGGGCTATGCGGGCCTTGAGGATGGCGTCGACTATCACTGGGGCGAACTGTTCAAGGCCGCTGCACTTTCCACGATTCTGAGCATCGGTGCGGAGGCGGGCTCGTCTGGCCAGGACAGCGATATTGTGCGGGCGCTGCGACAGGGTGCCTCCAATAGCGTCAGTCAAACCGGCCAGCAGATCGTCCAGCGCCAGCTCAACATCGCACCGACCCTCACCATCCGGCCAGGCTTGCCCGTCCGCGTCATCGTCACCCGCGATCTCGTTCTCGAACCCTACGGAGGCTGA
- a CDS encoding DUF2274 domain-containing protein, with protein sequence MTKLKLGAIVDDKPVKVTVELPASLHRDLTAYAEILGREARQPPADPVRLIAPMLERFIATDRGFAKARKSKELPKPSE encoded by the coding sequence ATGACCAAGCTGAAATTGGGAGCGATCGTCGACGACAAACCGGTGAAGGTCACGGTGGAGTTACCGGCAAGCCTGCATCGCGACCTAACGGCCTACGCAGAAATTCTCGGCCGCGAAGCGAGGCAACCGCCGGCCGATCCCGTTCGCCTCATCGCTCCGATGCTGGAGCGGTTCATAGCCACGGATCGGGGATTTGCGAAAGCGAGGAAGTCAAAAGAACTGCCGAAACCGTCTGAATGA
- a CDS encoding sensor histidine kinase yields MLKIANDIRPGSALTLIAMGVAMAGIFIADTVTDYAIAAAVFYTAVILVATRILSGTAVVALACICVALTLISFFLTHSGAYEVGIVNTGISIVAIGVTTYLSLRMVAAKAEALEARDRLLRIARVTTLGQLSASIAHEVNQPLAAVVASGGACTRWLAQEPPNLDKARLALDRIVSDANRASQVIARIRALSKGEAPRRQPFDLREAVMEIATLSRGEIERGGVALQLDLHDGLPRVFADRVQIQQVISNLVLNATEAMSDRALPERRLRIAASQDGRDAIVLAVADSGTGLAPGAREHLFDAFWTTKEGGMGLGLTISQTIVEANGGQISAAPVPGGGTVFEVRLPRHMEAA; encoded by the coding sequence ATGCTCAAGATCGCCAATGATATACGTCCCGGATCGGCGCTGACGTTGATCGCGATGGGCGTTGCGATGGCCGGCATTTTTATCGCCGATACGGTCACGGACTACGCCATCGCAGCGGCCGTATTCTACACAGCGGTCATTCTCGTTGCGACACGCATCTTGTCTGGCACGGCTGTAGTGGCCCTCGCTTGCATTTGTGTCGCGCTGACCCTGATCAGTTTTTTCTTGACCCACTCCGGTGCGTATGAGGTCGGCATCGTCAATACCGGGATTAGTATCGTTGCGATCGGCGTTACAACCTATCTCAGTTTAAGGATGGTGGCTGCGAAGGCCGAGGCGCTGGAGGCGCGCGATCGGCTTTTGCGAATTGCGCGGGTCACGACGCTCGGTCAACTGTCGGCGTCGATCGCGCACGAAGTCAACCAGCCCCTGGCTGCCGTCGTCGCCAGCGGCGGCGCGTGCACCCGATGGCTTGCCCAGGAGCCGCCAAATCTCGACAAGGCCCGCCTCGCGCTCGACCGCATCGTCAGCGATGCCAACCGGGCAAGCCAGGTCATCGCGCGCATTCGCGCCCTTTCGAAGGGCGAGGCGCCGCGCCGACAACCATTCGACCTCAGGGAAGCTGTCATGGAAATCGCGACCTTGTCGCGCGGCGAGATCGAGCGTGGCGGCGTCGCCTTGCAACTGGACCTGCATGACGGCCTACCTCGCGTTTTTGCCGATCGGGTCCAGATCCAGCAGGTCATCAGCAATCTCGTCCTCAATGCGACCGAGGCGATGTCGGACCGCGCATTGCCCGAGCGTCGTCTGCGAATTGCCGCCTCGCAGGATGGACGGGATGCGATCGTTCTCGCGGTGGCCGATTCCGGCACCGGTCTGGCGCCGGGAGCTCGTGAGCACCTCTTTGACGCCTTCTGGACGACGAAAGAGGGAGGCATGGGTCTTGGCCTTACCATCAGTCAGACGATCGTTGAAGCGAATGGCGGACAGATTTCCGCGGCTCCAGTCCCTGGAGGCGGGACCGTATTTGAGGTGCGCCTGCCGCGCCACATGGAGGCAGCCTGA
- a CDS encoding MgtC/SapB family protein, whose product MDWQSLGHTALTLGGAFLLGGLIGFERQWRQRLAGLRTNTLVALGAAIFVLFAGLFPGEASPTRVAAQIVSGIGFMGAGIIFKEGLNVRGLNTAATLWCSAAIGALCGAGFFFHALIATTFVIAVNAVLRPLVRLVERQSFAASPLDSAYAISIICHGEAEAHVRALLLRDLAGALHIRDLESTNIEDTNRVQVSATVRADTRQDRLLEQIIGRLSLEPLVTSARWRFEPGE is encoded by the coding sequence ATGGATTGGCAAAGCCTTGGCCACACCGCACTCACGCTCGGGGGCGCATTCCTTCTTGGCGGCTTGATCGGCTTCGAACGGCAATGGCGCCAGCGCCTGGCCGGGCTGCGAACCAATACCCTCGTCGCGCTCGGCGCGGCCATCTTCGTCCTCTTTGCCGGGCTGTTCCCCGGCGAGGCGAGCCCGACGCGCGTTGCGGCCCAGATTGTTTCCGGCATCGGCTTTATGGGCGCCGGCATCATCTTCAAGGAAGGGTTGAATGTGCGCGGGCTCAACACCGCCGCGACGCTGTGGTGCTCCGCCGCGATCGGCGCGCTGTGTGGGGCCGGATTTTTCTTTCATGCATTGATTGCGACGACGTTCGTCATCGCCGTCAACGCAGTTCTGCGCCCGCTCGTGCGCCTCGTTGAGCGCCAGTCATTCGCCGCAAGCCCGTTGGACAGCGCATATGCGATCAGCATCATCTGCCATGGAGAGGCTGAGGCGCATGTTCGGGCGCTTCTTCTTCGCGATCTCGCCGGTGCGCTGCACATCCGCGACCTCGAAAGCACGAATATCGAGGACACAAACCGAGTCCAGGTGAGCGCGACAGTGCGAGCCGACACTCGGCAGGATCGCCTTTTGGAACAGATTATCGGTCGTCTCAGTCTGGAGCCGCTGGTAACATCTGCTCGGTGGCGGTTCGAGCCAGGCGAGTGA
- a CDS encoding LysR family transcriptional regulator, with the protein MLEFRQIRYFLAAAEYGSFRKAALALGIQESAISRRVRDLEDELGASLFQRHNGGVCLTLAGQQFVRRARKALQQIDCGAKDVAAIGRSERGHIKVGIFSSLASGFLSDLLGAYGKEHASVRVEFFDGDPADHVASIRRLQLDVAFITGTTQWSDCETEQLWSERVFAVLPSDHPLSEKSELGWRDLVDERFIVSDGAPGSEIHDYLVQRLADLGRHPEIDTQYVGRDNLLSLVAIGQGVTVMSEAGTAAQFPGTAYRQLAGEVLPFCAVWSPRNDNPAWRRLLSLARSMSRSAAATIIQTVSAVLLTSSLSQIPDPWL; encoded by the coding sequence ATGCTTGAATTCCGCCAGATCCGGTATTTTCTTGCGGCGGCCGAATATGGCAGCTTCCGAAAGGCGGCCTTGGCCTTGGGAATACAGGAATCGGCGATCAGCCGTCGCGTTCGCGATCTCGAAGACGAACTCGGCGCTTCCCTATTTCAGAGGCACAACGGCGGCGTCTGCCTGACGTTGGCAGGACAGCAGTTTGTGCGTCGAGCACGCAAAGCACTTCAACAGATCGACTGCGGCGCGAAGGATGTGGCCGCCATAGGTCGCTCCGAGCGGGGGCATATCAAGGTCGGCATCTTTTCGTCGCTCGCGTCTGGATTCCTGTCCGATCTGCTGGGAGCCTACGGCAAGGAGCATGCAAGTGTACGGGTCGAATTTTTTGACGGCGATCCTGCGGATCACGTTGCCTCGATCCGGCGACTTCAACTCGATGTGGCTTTTATCACGGGAACCACACAGTGGTCGGACTGTGAAACAGAGCAACTTTGGTCCGAGCGAGTATTCGCCGTACTTCCCAGCGATCATCCTCTCTCTGAGAAATCGGAGCTTGGCTGGCGTGATCTTGTGGACGAGAGATTCATTGTAAGTGACGGTGCCCCTGGATCGGAAATTCACGACTATTTGGTTCAACGCCTCGCCGATCTTGGGCGTCACCCAGAAATCGATACCCAATACGTCGGGAGGGACAATCTCCTGTCGCTTGTGGCGATCGGCCAAGGCGTCACGGTCATGAGCGAGGCCGGGACGGCGGCTCAGTTTCCGGGAACTGCCTATCGGCAGCTTGCCGGCGAGGTTCTGCCGTTCTGCGCGGTGTGGTCGCCGCGGAATGATAACCCGGCCTGGCGCCGCCTCCTCAGTCTTGCGCGTTCAATGTCGCGCTCGGCTGCCGCCACAATCATTCAGACGGTTTCGGCAGTTCTTTTGACTTCCTCGCTTTCGCAAATCCCCGATCCGTGGCTATGA
- a CDS encoding response regulator transcription factor produces MKNEPTADSRPQPIVYVIDDDRSVRAALEDLLASVGLQVRSYSSVAEFLESSMPDAPGCLLLDVRMPGQSGIDFHRQMPEYGIHLPTIFITGHGDITMGVNAIKNGAFEFLTKPFRDQDLLDAIQQAIEKDRRRRESEARSLDLNARWETLTPGERDVFKLVVKGLLNKQIAADLNVSEITVKVRRSHLMQKMQAKTIIDLVRMSDSLSV; encoded by the coding sequence ATGAAAAATGAACCGACGGCGGATTCGCGGCCGCAGCCCATCGTCTATGTCATCGATGACGATCGGTCCGTTCGCGCCGCGCTCGAAGATTTGCTCGCATCCGTTGGGCTACAGGTGCGCTCGTATAGCTCGGTTGCCGAATTTCTGGAAAGCTCCATGCCGGACGCGCCCGGCTGCCTGCTGCTCGATGTGAGAATGCCCGGACAAAGCGGGATCGATTTTCATCGGCAAATGCCTGAATACGGCATTCATCTGCCGACGATATTCATCACGGGACATGGGGACATCACGATGGGCGTGAACGCCATCAAGAATGGCGCCTTCGAGTTCTTGACCAAGCCGTTTCGCGACCAAGACCTGCTGGATGCTATCCAACAAGCGATCGAAAAAGACCGGCGAAGGCGCGAGAGCGAAGCGCGTTCGCTGGATTTGAATGCGCGTTGGGAGACATTGACGCCCGGCGAACGAGACGTTTTCAAGCTCGTTGTAAAGGGCCTCCTCAATAAACAAATCGCCGCCGACCTGAATGTTAGCGAGATCACGGTGAAGGTTCGCCGTAGCCATCTCATGCAGAAGATGCAGGCCAAGACGATTATTGACCTTGTTAGAATGTCGGACAGTTTGAGCGTTTGA
- a CDS encoding PilZ domain-containing protein codes for MTERRTTRRRRTLLTGKIILNQRSSVISCVVRNLSDTGACLEVPAALNIPDAFELKIEPGGACSQCRIVWRSATRIGVAFD; via the coding sequence ATGACGGAGCGTCGCACCACTCGCCGTCGCCGCACGCTGTTGACGGGGAAGATCATTCTCAATCAGCGATCGTCCGTGATAAGTTGCGTCGTCCGAAACTTGTCGGACACAGGCGCCTGCCTCGAAGTTCCTGCTGCCCTGAACATTCCGGATGCCTTCGAGCTGAAAATAGAACCTGGCGGCGCTTGCTCACAGTGTCGAATAGTCTGGCGGAGCGCTACGCGCATCGGCGTGGCGTTCGATTGA
- a CDS encoding carbohydrate porin, which yields MTYFTTHGLPNFTITTGLKVFRRRRVLFCRLMVIAFYLLALGLVAVLQVTKAHAQELQTTPGHPDAARLNTSGPQPILAMPTKAPGASRDNKVESGGPDWSGVYFGGHTGFGAGSLGPGTNPVLNQSVGLPPTVTGMIGGFQGGYNFQASDRWVLGAEADVTFVSPPDETRRIPAPFNTSLDVVGTVRGRIGYAFGPFLPYATGGLAWTRTNVDINGDDGSVLSKLGRWHAGWTAGAGVEMALGGPWTARVQYDYLDLASSTYRLDGAGLRDVSVRPRTQRFTLGLNYRLGDVASTLPRPPATVEMSPDWNIHGQTTFIAQGYPAIRSPYASSASLPGGGQVRETWTADAFLGVRLWDGGAFYFNPELAQGFGLNGTLGLAGFPNGEAQKGGAEFPKFRPQRYYLQQTFGLGGEQEDVADGPLQLAGRRDIDRVTVTVGRFAVGDFFDANAYAKDPRADFMNWAIWSSGAYDFPADLPGMTRGAVIELNRKDWAVRAGAFQVPREPNSDVLVFNGGGGGAVEFEERHSLFGQPGKVRIGAFINRGYTGAYRDAINLAQASPQTDINDAMTALRRNQNKYGFYGNIEQALTADLGLFARASWNDGRTEILSFTDIDRSISGGFSLKGSAWGRPADTIGVGAAVNGLSSAHRNFLAAGGTGLLIGDGRLRYGHESIVEAYYALRVNGWSTVTFDYQFVANPAYNADRGPASILSLRAHAEF from the coding sequence ATGACTTATTTTACGACCCACGGACTTCCCAATTTCACTATCACCACCGGACTGAAGGTTTTCAGGCGTCGTCGGGTTCTTTTTTGCCGACTGATGGTGATCGCTTTCTACTTGCTGGCGCTCGGTCTTGTAGCGGTTCTTCAGGTAACCAAAGCGCACGCGCAAGAACTTCAAACGACTCCCGGCCATCCGGATGCGGCACGGCTCAACACTAGTGGACCGCAACCCATCCTGGCGATGCCAACGAAGGCACCGGGGGCCTCGCGTGACAATAAGGTGGAATCGGGCGGGCCCGACTGGTCGGGCGTCTATTTTGGCGGACACACCGGTTTCGGGGCTGGCAGCCTTGGCCCGGGAACGAACCCCGTCTTGAATCAGTCCGTTGGCCTGCCGCCTACGGTGACAGGAATGATCGGCGGCTTTCAGGGAGGCTACAACTTTCAGGCCAGCGATCGTTGGGTGCTCGGCGCGGAAGCCGATGTCACTTTTGTGAGCCCGCCCGATGAGACGCGACGGATACCGGCTCCCTTCAACACATCCCTGGATGTCGTGGGGACGGTGCGTGGCAGGATCGGCTATGCTTTTGGCCCATTCCTCCCCTATGCAACGGGAGGCCTCGCTTGGACACGAACGAACGTCGACATCAATGGCGATGACGGCAGCGTTTTGTCAAAACTGGGGCGCTGGCACGCTGGGTGGACGGCAGGCGCAGGTGTCGAAATGGCCTTGGGCGGACCATGGACGGCACGCGTCCAGTACGACTACCTCGATCTGGCTTCCTCGACCTATCGACTCGATGGTGCCGGACTGCGCGATGTGTCCGTCCGCCCCCGAACCCAGAGGTTCACGCTTGGCCTGAACTACCGACTGGGCGATGTGGCCTCGACACTCCCAAGACCACCGGCAACTGTCGAAATGTCGCCGGACTGGAATATTCATGGCCAGACCACATTCATCGCCCAAGGCTATCCCGCGATTCGTTCCCCCTACGCTTCCAGCGCCAGCCTGCCCGGTGGTGGGCAAGTTCGTGAGACGTGGACCGCGGACGCATTTCTTGGCGTGAGGCTTTGGGACGGTGGTGCGTTCTATTTCAATCCCGAGCTAGCCCAAGGCTTCGGGCTGAACGGGACGCTCGGACTCGCAGGCTTTCCAAATGGAGAAGCGCAAAAAGGCGGCGCTGAATTTCCGAAATTTCGGCCACAGCGCTACTATCTTCAGCAGACATTCGGTCTTGGTGGCGAGCAGGAGGATGTCGCAGACGGCCCCCTGCAACTGGCGGGGCGACGCGATATCGATCGCGTCACTGTCACGGTTGGTCGTTTCGCGGTTGGCGATTTCTTCGACGCGAATGCCTATGCCAAGGATCCGCGCGCGGATTTCATGAATTGGGCAATCTGGTCGTCGGGGGCCTATGACTTCCCCGCCGACCTTCCCGGCATGACGCGCGGTGCGGTCATCGAGCTGAATCGTAAGGATTGGGCTGTGCGAGCCGGGGCCTTCCAAGTGCCCAGGGAGCCGAACAGTGATGTTTTGGTCTTCAATGGGGGCGGCGGTGGCGCCGTCGAGTTCGAGGAACGGCACAGCCTGTTCGGGCAGCCGGGTAAGGTTCGGATCGGCGCTTTCATCAACCGTGGTTACACCGGCGCGTATCGCGACGCTATCAACCTCGCGCAAGCGAGCCCTCAAACAGATATCAACGATGCGATGACGGCCCTGCGCCGCAATCAGAATAAGTATGGCTTTTATGGAAATATCGAACAGGCTTTGACAGCTGACCTCGGGCTTTTCGCCCGTGCAAGCTGGAACGACGGCCGCACCGAAATCCTCTCCTTCACGGACATCGACCGCAGCATTTCCGGTGGTTTCTCCCTAAAGGGTTCTGCATGGGGACGGCCTGCGGACACGATCGGAGTCGGTGCTGCGGTCAACGGCCTCTCGAGTGCACATCGTAACTTCCTCGCCGCCGGAGGCACGGGGTTGCTGATCGGTGATGGGAGACTGCGCTACGGCCACGAGTCGATCGTCGAGGCGTATTACGCCTTGCGGGTCAACGGCTGGAGCACCGTCACCTTCGACTATCAGTTTGTTGCAAACCCCGCCTACAACGCCGACCGCGGACCAGCCTCGATTCTGTCGCTTCGCGCCCACGCCGAATTCTGA
- the mgtA gene encoding magnesium-translocating P-type ATPase — protein MNAPILKAALKPRGKDERKLSMKAVREAQNGLDDTFENVKGDRNGLIARDAIERLAKDGPNEVAQERRLPAVVQFFGAFKNPFIAVLLILAGISAVTDIWLRLQHGEDADPTKVTIIIVMVLASALMRFVQEYRSSAAAEALKAMVRTTATVLRRGSATSNPEAFEIPMREIVAGDIVRLSAGDMIPADVRLIESRDLFVSQAVLTGEAIPVEKYDTLGSVAEKSAASVASSEMNALDMPNVCFMGTNVVSGTATALVVATGARTYFGSLAKAIVGSRAQTAFDRGINSVSWLLIRFMLVMVPVVFVINGLTKGDWVEALLFGLAVAVGLTPEMLPMIVSSNLAKGAVAMARRKVVVKRLNAIQNFGAMDVLCTDKTGTLTQDKIILEHHVDVTGQPNADVLRLGWLNSYHQSGVKNLMDQAVVRFAGAEPAITNTAASYRKVDELPFDFVRRRLSVVVEGEDGDHLLICKGAVEEMLSISTHVRRGKDLIRLGDVERKNLAAMARAYNEDGFRVLVVATRGFVASEAKTHYAIADEADLTIQGFLTFLDPPKETAGPAIAALAEHGVKVKVLTGDNAVVSAKICREVGLEPGQAVLGRDIEKLDDTALRVLVEERTIFAKLTPLQKSRVLQALQANGHTVGFLGDGINDAPALRDADVGISVDSGADIAKESADIILLEKSLMVLEEGVLKGRETFGNIMKYLNMTASSNFGNVFSVLVASAFIPFLPMLSIHLLVQNLMYDISQLALPWDHMDKEFLSKPRKWDAKNIGRFMIWIGPTSSIFDITTFALMWFVFAANSPEHQSLFQSGWFIEGLLSQTLVVHMLRTQKIPFVNSTAALPVLLMSSVICVLGIYLPFSPLGAAIGLQPLPIAYFPWLAGTLLCYCLVAQLMKTVYIRRFGQWF, from the coding sequence ATGAATGCCCCCATCCTCAAGGCGGCTCTCAAGCCGCGCGGAAAAGACGAACGCAAGCTGTCGATGAAGGCGGTCCGTGAAGCCCAGAATGGGTTGGATGACACCTTCGAAAACGTCAAAGGCGACCGCAACGGCCTGATTGCCCGAGATGCGATCGAACGGCTGGCAAAAGACGGCCCCAATGAGGTTGCGCAAGAGCGACGCCTGCCAGCGGTTGTTCAGTTTTTTGGCGCTTTCAAGAATCCGTTCATTGCAGTGCTGCTGATCCTGGCTGGGATCAGCGCTGTAACGGACATCTGGCTTCGGCTTCAACATGGCGAGGATGCGGATCCGACAAAAGTCACCATCATCATCGTGATGGTGCTTGCCAGCGCCTTGATGCGCTTCGTTCAGGAGTACCGATCGAGCGCTGCGGCCGAAGCTCTGAAGGCGATGGTCCGCACGACGGCGACGGTTCTTCGTCGAGGATCGGCAACGTCAAATCCCGAAGCATTCGAAATCCCGATGCGAGAGATCGTCGCCGGCGACATCGTGCGTCTTTCAGCAGGGGATATGATCCCGGCAGACGTGAGGCTGATCGAATCCCGCGATCTGTTTGTGAGCCAGGCAGTGCTCACCGGTGAGGCCATCCCTGTTGAGAAGTATGACACGCTCGGGTCTGTCGCCGAGAAGTCCGCGGCGAGCGTAGCGTCCAGCGAAATGAACGCGCTCGACATGCCCAACGTCTGCTTCATGGGCACCAACGTCGTGAGCGGCACGGCGACCGCGCTTGTCGTTGCCACGGGTGCTCGCACCTATTTCGGATCGTTAGCCAAGGCGATCGTCGGATCGCGCGCTCAAACGGCGTTCGATCGCGGCATCAACAGTGTGAGCTGGCTGCTCATCCGCTTCATGCTCGTCATGGTTCCTGTCGTCTTTGTCATCAACGGCCTGACCAAAGGCGACTGGGTGGAAGCGCTGTTGTTCGGCCTTGCCGTCGCCGTCGGACTTACCCCCGAAATGCTGCCGATGATCGTTTCCTCGAACCTCGCGAAGGGCGCCGTAGCGATGGCGCGGCGCAAAGTCGTCGTGAAGCGACTCAACGCCATTCAGAACTTCGGCGCGATGGATGTTCTCTGCACGGACAAGACCGGCACGCTGACTCAGGACAAGATCATTCTGGAGCACCACGTCGACGTTACCGGGCAACCCAACGCTGACGTTCTCCGGTTGGGCTGGTTGAACAGCTACCACCAGAGCGGCGTGAAGAACCTGATGGATCAGGCCGTCGTGCGATTCGCCGGGGCGGAGCCAGCCATCACGAACACGGCCGCGAGCTACCGAAAAGTCGATGAACTTCCGTTCGACTTCGTGCGCCGCCGACTCTCAGTGGTCGTCGAGGGCGAGGACGGAGATCACTTGCTCATCTGCAAGGGCGCGGTTGAGGAGATGCTGTCGATCTCTACGCACGTCAGAAGAGGCAAAGATCTGATCCGCCTTGGTGACGTTGAGCGCAAGAATCTGGCTGCGATGGCTCGGGCGTACAACGAGGACGGATTCCGTGTGCTGGTCGTCGCCACCCGAGGGTTTGTGGCGTCCGAGGCCAAGACGCATTATGCCATCGCGGACGAAGCCGATCTCACGATTCAGGGGTTCCTTACTTTTCTCGACCCGCCAAAGGAGACGGCTGGACCAGCAATCGCTGCGCTCGCGGAGCATGGCGTCAAGGTCAAGGTTCTTACGGGCGACAATGCGGTCGTGAGTGCCAAGATCTGCCGTGAAGTAGGACTTGAACCGGGCCAAGCCGTACTCGGGCGCGACATAGAAAAATTGGACGACACCGCGCTTCGCGTTTTGGTCGAGGAGCGGACGATCTTCGCGAAGCTCACTCCGCTCCAGAAGTCGCGTGTATTGCAGGCGCTTCAGGCTAACGGTCATACCGTCGGATTTCTCGGTGACGGCATCAATGACGCCCCGGCGCTGCGCGATGCCGATGTCGGCATTTCCGTCGATAGCGGCGCCGATATTGCGAAGGAGTCGGCCGATATCATCCTGCTCGAGAAGAGCCTGATGGTTCTTGAGGAGGGTGTGCTGAAGGGGCGCGAAACCTTCGGCAACATCATGAAATACCTCAACATGACCGCCAGCTCGAACTTCGGAAACGTGTTTTCAGTGCTGGTGGCGAGCGCATTCATTCCGTTCCTGCCGATGCTGTCGATCCATTTGCTCGTGCAAAACCTGATGTACGACATTTCCCAATTGGCGCTGCCTTGGGATCACATGGACAAGGAGTTTCTCAGCAAACCGCGGAAGTGGGATGCCAAGAATATCGGTCGTTTCATGATCTGGATCGGGCCGACGTCCTCGATCTTCGACATCACGACGTTCGCTCTGATGTGGTTCGTCTTTGCCGCCAATAGCCCGGAGCATCAATCGCTCTTTCAGTCGGGCTGGTTCATCGAGGGCCTGCTTTCTCAAACGCTCGTGGTCCATATGCTGCGTACCCAGAAGATTCCCTTCGTCAACAGCACAGCGGCTTTGCCGGTCTTGCTGATGTCGAGCGTCATCTGCGTACTGGGGATCTATTTGCCGTTCTCTCCGCTGGGAGCAGCCATCGGATTGCAGCCCCTGCCTATCGCCTACTTCCCGTGGCTGGCCGGAACGCTGCTCTGCTACTGCCTCGTCGCTCAACTGATGAAGACCGTCTACATCCGCCGGTTCGGACAATGGTTCTGA